From Verrucomicrobia bacterium S94, the proteins below share one genomic window:
- the atpC gene encoding ATP synthase F1 subunit epsilon, with amino-acid sequence MAMFPVQIISPEGTVWSGSAEAVQAFGIDGSFGVMANHRPMIAALIPGALKITEAGGRLLHYAVGEGILEVRDDKRVVLLVDYAEAFESAEEARLKAKALQHML; translated from the coding sequence ATGGCAATGTTTCCCGTACAGATTATCAGTCCCGAAGGAACCGTCTGGTCCGGTTCTGCGGAAGCGGTTCAGGCATTCGGTATTGACGGGTCGTTCGGCGTAATGGCGAATCATCGGCCGATGATTGCCGCTCTGATTCCCGGAGCACTGAAGATTACAGAAGCCGGGGGTCGGCTTCTCCATTATGCCGTCGGCGAAGGTATTCTTGAGGTACGCGATGATAAGCGAGTGGTTCTGCTGGTGGATTATGCCGAAGCCTTTGAATCCGCTGAAGAAGCCCGGCTCAAAGCCAAAGCGCTGCAGCACATGCTGTAG
- a CDS encoding HU family DNA-binding protein, with product MGKPMTKSQIIAAVAEKADISKAQAKDALEGLAELAYEGAADGFTIPGIGKLVKVERAARQGRNPATGETIQIPAKTVLKFRIAKAAKDAVL from the coding sequence ATGGGAAAACCTATGACCAAATCGCAAATCATCGCAGCCGTTGCTGAAAAAGCAGATATTTCTAAAGCTCAGGCCAAAGACGCCCTCGAAGGCCTCGCCGAACTCGCATACGAAGGTGCCGCTGACGGCTTCACCATCCCCGGCATCGGCAAACTGGTTAAAGTTGAACGTGCTGCACGTCAGGGCCGTAACCCGGCTACCGGTGAAACCATTCAGATTCCGGCTAAAACCGTGCTGAAATTCCGCATCGCGAAAGCTGCAAAAGACGCAGTACTCTAA